The DNA segment GCAGCACGGTGGCGTAGAGCCGGACAGCGTCCGCATGGTCAGCATTCATGTGCCCCACGACGTCCTGTTCCCGCGCGGTCAGGGCTTCCCAGGCCGCGGGCGGGGGTAGAAGTTCCTCCGCCCCGATCCAGCGGATTTTCCCGAAGCCGGCCACCAGATGCGCCCGCTCCACCCGCATGCGCCACAGGCGGAAATCGCCGAAACCGGCATACAGCTCCGCCGACGGGTGCCGGGCCAGATAGCGGGCGCGGTGGCGCGGCTCCTCCGTCGGTTCCAGCCGTCCCAGCAGCGACACGCGCGGGCCGGTCAGCGGCTCCTCCAGCCCGGCCGTGCCGTCGAACAGCAGCCCGGCCCGGCTGTCCGCCGCCAGGTTCCGCGTATGGTCGGCCAGGCCGGAGATCAGGAGGAGGGGGGAGCCGTCCAGATCGAAGGCGGTCAGCACCAGGGACGGGTAGGGCCAGCCATCGGCATCCCGCTGGGCCGTCGCCATGGCGGCCTGTCCCTG comes from the Indioceanicola profundi genome and includes:
- a CDS encoding HugZ family pyridoxamine 5'-phosphate oxidase → MTDQQQPEMPAWTGEYPTSARAVMRAQGQAAMATAQRDADGWPYPSLVLTAFDLDGSPLLLISGLADHTRNLAADSRAGLLFDGTAGLEEPLTGPRVSLLGRLEPTEEPRHRARYLARHPSAELYAGFGDFRLWRMRVERAHLVAGFGKIRWIGAEELLPPPAAWEALTAREQDVVGHMNADHADAVRLYATVLLGRPDGEWRMTGIDPDGCDLRCATRTARLEFGTSVDSAEAARVELVRLVRKARAGG